From the genome of Tenrec ecaudatus isolate mTenEca1 chromosome 1, mTenEca1.hap1, whole genome shotgun sequence:
AAGGACAGCAGGTTCGAGCcccacagctgctctgcagaaagatgaggcagccggGCCTCCAGCGCCCTTCCTAGGGCGGCTGTGAGTCACAGTGGACTTGGGAGCAGCAGGTTCATAGTGCTGTTACTGGATTctgagaatgggcacttggagatgACAgcctgaggacccctggtggtgcagtggttgtcttgggctttgatcccaaaggtcagcaggtcaaaccccagttactccttgagagaaagatggggctttctgctcccgtaagcagtgcagtcttggaaacaggcagtcctcccctgtcctacaggtcactCACTATGCGTCGGCATTGCCTCCACGGTCCTGACGTTTGTTTGAGAGATGGAGGCCAATGGGCTGATTGACTGCTGCAGTGTTGTGTgtctgggggaggtgggggcggtGGCAGTGACCAGAGGACCGGCATCTCCtcagggcatgacttgggcattGTCTTCTCAGGCCTGGAGTATATTCGGAAAAGCCAGCTGGCCCAGCCTGCGAGGCCGCTGGTGGTGCTGCTGTCCCTGGTGGGCGGGCACAGCCGGGTGCTCAACGCTGCCTGCCAGCGCCTGGCCAGGGCCGGGGTGGTGCTGGTCGCAGCTGCCGGCAACTTCCGGGACGACGCCTGCCTCTACTCGCCCGCCTCAGCCCCGGAGGTAGGTGCTGATGCCCATGTGTCCAGAGCAGAGGGGCGTGGGTGGCACATTGGGTACCTCCTGTGGTGTGTTTTCAGAAGGGGGACCATCCCCCTCCGAAAGCCCAGGGGTCCCTGACAGCCCCCCTCACCACATCGTTGTCGGGTCCCCTCAGCATTCTTTGGTGTCTGGCTGCTCCTAAGGCCCAGCGTGCCACACCAGGGTGAGGCGCATGAGGCTGGGACCAGAGGGCCTCTGCCAAGTCCACGCTAGCCATGAACCTGGGGGCTGGCAGTCTGGTGCATGTGCAAGACCTGAGCTCCATCTGACCCACATTTGCAGGCCACCCACTGCATGGTGGGACCCTGTGTGGGGTTGGCagtctgtggtgtgtgtgtgtgtgtgtgtgtgtgtgtgtgttgggctggCAGCACTCATGGTTTACATGCTACGCTGCTCACAGAAAGGTCccaggtttgagtctacccagatgtGCCCTGGAAGACAGCCTGGTGACTTGCTTCCGAAACATCAGCCCTTGACAACCTGTGTGTGCCCCGCTCTCCTGTGGGCAcactcctctcaaggcagctgcctccacccccacccactggcctatcagCGAGGCCCTTTCTGGATACCTAGACAAAACCAACAAAGCCTGCTTcatcctctcccccttccctctgccTTTCCCCACAACTGCCTCACGCACCAAGGGGCTGGGGCTGCGTGCTTGTTGTCAGTCTCCTCCACTGGATGCCAGCTCCCAGTGGGCAGAGGGCAGAGTAGGCCCTGGGGAAGGGTAATAGTGGGGGTCAGCCAGTCCAGCTGATAGGGTTTCTGTTTGTCCCTGAAGCCCCTCTGCCACCTGCCCTCTGTCTTTTCACCTTTCTAGGTCATCACTGTTGGGGCCACCAATGCCCAGGACCAGCCGGtgaccctgggagccctagggacCAACTTTGGCCGCTGTGTGGACCTCTTTGCCCCAGGGGACGACATTATCGGCGCCTCCAGTGACTGCAGCACTTGCTTTGCATCACAGAGTGGGACGTCACAGGCCGCTGCACATGTGGCTGGTGAGCTGCCCGTTGCCCACCCCCTTGGGCCACCACGATTCTAACAGCCACAGGACAGGCAAGGTCTGCACCGGGCCCTCTGTGGGCCAGGCTCTGTGCCGGGCACGGGGAGTCAAAGAAAAGTCAGGCCTGGCGGCGGGTGCCCGCAAGGACACTCGGTCTGTGGTGGAGACAGGTGCAGATTcggggcatcaaagactcagaacaaaaaaaaatatatcattgtgaatgagggggagcacggagtggagacccaaagcccatctgtaggcaactggacatccccttacagaagggttgcggggaggagatgagccagtcagggtgcagtatagcaatgatgaaacatacaactttcttctagttttttaatgcttcttcaTCTCaattatcatgagcccaattctgccTGACaactcaggctagaccagaggatatacacagatacagataggaactggaaatacagggaatccagaacagataaactcctcagtaccaataatgagCATAGCTATAccagaagggaaaggggaaggtgggggaagaaaggggaaccgatcacaaaccgatcacaatgttatacctataactccctcctagggtgatgggcaacagaaaagattgtgaagggagacattggtcagtgtaagacatgaaataataataatttataaacgatcaagggttcatgagggagggaggagaaaaaaatgaggagctgataccaagggctcaagtagaaaaaaatgttttgaaactcatgatggcaacaaatgtacaaatgtgcttgaacaatggatgtatgcattgtgataaagagttgtacgagcccctataaAAGAGAAGTCAGGACTAGGGcacaaggtggggtggggtggggtggggaacacGACCAGCCTGAGGGTCAGAGGAGGAGTGTCTGAGCTGGGCATGGAAAAATCAATACAAGTTTCCCAACTTGTTTtcaaaagcaaacagcaattgccaaagcctaggggtgagtgcacggagtcctggtggcctactggttatgctctgggctgctaaccacaaggttagcagttcaaaaccaccttttactctttgggagaaaggtgaggctttctgcccacCCTCCTCCCAAGGATTCCAAAaaagcactcactgccatcaagtcaattctgactcatagtgaccacgcaaaacgggagaactgccccatgtgggtttctgagactgtgacgttCGACCTGGAATAAAAAACTTCATCTTCTCTAGTAGAGCAAGTggtagattcgaactgctgaccttgagatgacCAGCCTAAAGGGTAActccctatgccaccaggacccctgctCATAAGGATTATATGCCAGGGGCttctgtggagagcaaatgttttgagaatgatgaaggcaatgaatgtacaaatgtgctttacacaattgatgtatgtatggattgtgataagagttgtataaaatgattaaaaaaaaaaaaaaaagaaacccaaagggcaggttTGCCCTGTCAATAGAGTCCAGCGAGGCTTTTTTGAGTTAGAAATGTGGGAGACTAGGACACCAGGGGGTCTCACTGTTTGACTTTCACTCAGCAAGAGGCTACAGTGGCTGTGTATGAATGTGTGTATTCGTGTGTGCATTGGTGTGAGTAGACACATGAACAGAAGAGCCCCTTTTGCGGGGGGCAGGCCACCCCGTCTCTTACTGCCTGCTGCCTGACCCTCTGCCCAGGCATTGCGGCCGTGATGCTGACTGCTGAGCCAGAGCTGACCCTGGCTGAAGTGAGGCAGCGGCTGATCCACTTCTCTGCCAAGGGCGTCATCAATGAGGCCTGGTTCCCTGAGGAGCAGCGGCTCCTGACCCCCAACCTGGTGGCCACACTGCCCCCCCGTGCCCACGGAGCAGGTAAGTGGGTGGCCCTGGAGGTGGTGTGGAGTCTGAGTAGTGTAGCATGGGGAGGAGGCGCAAGAACGGGCTGTCTCAGGGCTGTGTGGAGCCTCCTCGGTGTTCCGCCTGGAAAAGTAGAATCGTTTCTGGAGCCttaagaagagccctggtggtgtcacacGTTAGGCTGTGCTCCGAAaggctgcagttcgaaaccaacagctgttcctcaggagaaagactgggctttggaCTCCTGTAAACAATGACAGTCTTGTGGACtcaacagggtcagttctaccctggcctgtccttttgctgtgagtcagcatcgactccatggtagggagttcagtttggttttttgtgCTCAGCGAGCAGAGCCcagagccccagccctgaagctCAGGGCATTGTTGCAGGtgggcagctgctctgcaggaccgTGTGGTCAGCGCCCTCGGgccatcagtggatggctgcagcagAGGCCCGCTGCGCCAGTGACGAAGAGCTGCTGAGCTGCGCCAGTTTCTCCAGGAGTGGGAAGAGGCGGGGCGAGCGCATGGAGGTGACGGGCACCCTTCCCCACCTCTGTGATCTCAGCCCAGAtcagccctcccccacccctcccatctcccccctccccctccggcTGCGCTGGGCCAACTCCAACTCTGTCTTCTGGCCTGCAGCCCCACCAACCGATGTCTGCAAGCTTCAGGGGCTGCTCTTGCCAGTACACCGCTccgggctggggggcggggggaggggggtgtccacCATCCAGGAAGCAATGCCGTGGTGGGAGGGTCCCTGACCGTGTCCGGGGCATGAGCTAGGCTTTGAGGCTCAGGTCAGCGGTCGAAACCCACCGCTGCTCCATGAGCTTCCGAAAGAgtgacagcctgagaaacccacaggggcagttcttctgggtcctgtagggtcgcgatgagttgggATCTACCGGAGGGCGTGAGTTCTTTTTGGTTTGgctgggtgtgagtgtgggtgcgGGCTAGTGGCACGGGTGCCTCGGGTTGTGGCTTCCAGACTCTGATGTCTGTCTGATTTCACGTCCTGGGAGTTGAGACATCTTGTCAAACCACCACAGGGTTAAGTGAAGACCCAGGGTTTGTTGGAAAGGCAGAGGCTGAGGGCGTGGGCAGGGGACATTCCCCACCGGGAGAGAAGTTGGTGTCTGAGCGCACTGGGGAGTGCGTGCTGGAGAGAGCCAGCGGGGAGGCCTTGCCCGCAGCCATTTCCCTGCCTCTGGGTGCTGCAGGcactgtaaggaagaccaaaacccaaaccaagcctccCCGCCGTCGAGTTGATGCCAGCTCCCGTCCCCCTGTATTACACGTGGCATGCTGCCCTTGTGGGGTTTCTCCTTGGCTGTCACCGACAGGCCTTTTTTCTGTGGCGTTGCtagcttggtgggtttgaaccaccaaccttcttggAGCGCCAACGGTGCTGCCTGGGGCCTCAGAGCCAGGAAGCACTCTGCCTGGGCACCCAGCAAGTTGGCTTGGGCAGGGCTCTGAACTCTGTCCCCAGAGACATCTGAGGAAGACTGACTAGCCCCGGCTGTGGTCCAAGAAGCCGGGACGAGGGGCCCCTGAGGCCGGCGCCCTCCATCTCATCCCAGCTctctgacctcccttctaacGCTGCCTCTGTGTCTGTGCTTGGCTTCCAGGCCCAGCGGGGTAGGCGGGTCTGCCTGGCTCACAGCGCATTCGGGGGCCAGGGTGTCTACGCCGTGGCCAGGTGCTGCTTTCTGCCCCGGGCTAACTGCAGCGTCCACACAGCACCCCCAGCTGGTTTTGGGGCAGAGACCCGAGCCCACTGCCGCCATCAGGACCACATTCTCACAGGTAGGACTTGGGCCCCACCCTGGGGTATCCACCCAGCCCCCACTGGGCTTGGTCCTCACCCAGCATAACCCTTTAACCGGAACCGGAAACCCTGTGTAAGACCCTTCCTACTGCTTCTTCACCATGAGACCCTGAGCAGGTGAcctggcctccctccctccctcttggcaTCTTCCTCATCAGAGGCCATGGGATGGccaccctccacctccacccccaccttgggCTTCTGGGAATTGAGCCCAACGTCTCCACCTGACCACAAAGCCTGCCCTCTTTTAGGATCTCCAGTTTCCATTTCACATTTCTCTGACACGGTCACATTTTACCTTGACCCTCACAGCATGGGCCCGGGGACTTGGGGGGAAGAGACGCTGGGTGGTCGGGTTCTCCCGCCTGCACCGGCCATCCTCTGCCCTCTGCTACTGCAGGCTGCAGCTCCCACTGGGAGGCTGAGAATGTCGGCATCCATGGGCAGTCTGTGCCGAGGTCACGTGGTCAGCCTGGCCAGTGTGTGGGCCACCAGGAGGCCAGCGTGCATGCTTCCTGCTGCCACGCACCGAGCCTGGAGTGCAAAGTGAAGGAGCACAGAGCTTCCAGCCTGGCTGGGAAGGTGAGGAACATGGGTGGGATGGCGCCTGGTGCCCGTCAGTCTCATGGGCCTgcgtggaggggtgtgtgtgtgggatgcGCGGAAACCAGCCAGACTTCTGCCTCATTCGAGGTTTGAATTGCACCTCTTAGCAAATCCTCCTGGGGCTTGGCCAGGCGCTGGGGACCCAGAGATGACCCCACCAGGGCACTGAGGAGGTGATGCCTGAGTTGGATTATTGTGGGTGGAGGCCCAGCGGCATGGGAACCCCTCAGGAACCTGCAGAACTGCCTCCCCAGAAACAGCTGTTGCGGGGAAATCCTGCTTAAGAGCCAGAGCGCCTTCTCACAAGGAAGCCCCAGCGCCTGCTCTTTCAGTGCCCACAGCCGGCGGCACCATCGTGGCTCCATTGATGCATTCCTTGTGGGCAGGACTACCTTCCTCCCACTGTGTCCAATGCTATGGAGTCCAGACCCACAAACAGCCCCGCGGGGTCCCCCAGGGGAGGAGACAGCGTACGGAATTGGTCAGTGGCATGCACCTAACGGGCAGCAAGTGCTAAGATGAAAGGTCGAGCAGAGGCGGGAATGGTGGCGTGCGTGTGTATGTGCACGTGTGCGTGATGGCTGTGGGGCTTGTCAGGAAAGGCATCATTGAGAAGGTTCCATTTCAGCGATGACCGAAGGCACGGAGGGGCAAACTCTGGGGAACAGTGTTTGAGGTGAGAGAACAGCCCAGGGAAAGGCCCTGCGGTGGCTGACGTGAGAGCGGGCAAGCCAGGGGCCCTGGCAGGTAGCTTCCCGGTGGAAGGCCTCAGAGAGGGGCCCAGTAGGTCGGCCCGAGGGCCACAGCCAAGACTGGGCTTCTCCGCAGGGTTTGCGTGCAGGCAGGAGGGACGTGCCAGGCTCCCTGGCCGCCGAGCTGAGCGCAGGCAGAAGCCGCAGGCCGGGTGGTAGCTCGGGCGGGTGAGGACTACAACGTGCCGGCCTCTGCGCAAGGATGGGCACCACTCATTCCTTCTGCCCGCTCCGGCAGGTGGCTGTGGCGTGTGGGGAGGGCTGGACCCTGACGGGCTGCAGCGCCCTCCCCGGGCCCTCCCCTGTGCTGGGGGCCTATGCTGTGGACAACACGTGTGTGGTGAGGAGCCGGGACGTCGACCTCAGTGCAGGAGGCAGCACCAGGGCGGGGGTCACAGCCGCCATTGCCATCTGCTGCCGGAACCGGCCCTTGGAGCAGGCCTAGCCTTGCCTGGGTGCGGTGGGTGGGCGCAGGCCAGAGGCTGGGTGCTGGGGACCCACAACTTGGCCTATCCTCCAGTCCCTCTTGCTGAAGGCCTTCCCTGGTCTGGGCACTGGGGACAGGGTTCCTCACCCTTCCTGGAGCTGGCTGTGGTGCTGACACGGGAGGGGGGGGGACACACCCTAGGAGAACTTGACACCCACCGTGACTCCAGCAGAGTACAGCCTTCCCTGAGGGGCTGGTGTTGAGTGAGCATTCCACCACTGACAGGGGAAGCTGGACAAAATTCCTTTTGAGCTCCTGCTACATGCCAGGTGTTTAATCTTGGTCTCTGTGGGCACAGGTGGGGGAGTGAATGCCAGAGGTCCCATGgcccccttcctcctgccccctggGAGCCCTTTGGGACTCCCTGATTAGCAGGGGTCTGTTTCCTACACCCCGGGGTCAGGCCCTACCCCCAGGTCCTCCTGCCCCGGGGAGGTCTGCACCCACCTGCAGACCCACTGGCCTGCTGCTGCTGTTCGAGCCAACGCTTCACAATGTCCCAAGGGCTTCCCCAGCCTCACTGCCGGGGGTTTCAAGGCAGCCACAGGACAAGGGCAGGCTCTCTGATGCAGGGGACAGAACTGGGAACTGAGGCCAGCAGGAGCGAGGCCATGGTGACTCCCTGCATACCTGGGTTCAAGGTCCCGCCTCCCTGGTTTGCCCCAGTTCAGCGTTCATTACAGGCTGCCGGGGAGACCATGCTCTCTTTAAATCCCCAGCTCTCGGGCCCACACAAGCCAGCGTGTCAGAGGCCCGGGCAGGGCCAGGCCCCAGGTGATGGCAGGGCGGGCCTGTTTCCCCAAGCTGCTCCCCAGTGCCCTTCTAGGCTTCCTGACCTGTCCAGGGCTGGCCTGTAGTGACAGACACGGTCCCAGGGCTTGCTTTTCAGCCAGCAGGTTagggccacatggaagacacacctgTGGATCTCACAAATCCTCTCACCCTCCGCTTTCTAAAAACCACACCAAACCCCACAGCGTAGAATGGCCCtgggcgtttctgaggctgtcaattgtTACAGAGCAGGGAATCTCATCTGGGttgcatggagcagctagtgactTAGGGAAGAAACTGGGAACGAGAGGGGGTGGAGTGTCCTCCAGCTGGCCCGGAGGTGAGGTGGCATGCGGATCAGCCCAGACCCGGCTGGCTCCACCGCAGGCCTCTTCCACCTGTTCGGCCGCACACGGAGACTCCCCAGGGACCCGAGGCGTTGGTTAGCACTGTACACACAGCCTGGGCCTCGccctgccccctgcctgcccagggCACTTTCCCCGTAGCTTGACGGGGTGggcaggcccaggcttggggaccagggtccatcccccccaccccgagcCCCCCAGGCAATAGCAGAGGCCTGTCGTGGCCTGTGAACCAcgctctgctgcctttccatgaTGGTCCGAAGCCTTCCTAGGTGCGCTCTGCTTTTGTAATGTGACCATATTTATTCTGGGGTTTGTAGTGTTTTTATTATAAGGTGACcttaaaataaaacaactttACTCGACTCTCACCTGGATTCAAGCGTGGGAGGAGGCACTGCTTTTAGTGAACCGCGCTGGTGTCAAGTGCACTGACTGGGAGCGGcccccagggcagggcagagtggCCAGCCTCACAGCATCCCCAGGGTGCAGTCTTTACCGAGTGGTGGCTGCATCtgcctcccgaggagcagctggtaggtttgaactgctgacctttgcaccactggggctcctcgcGGAAACAGAGAACTGGAGCGGTTGGCGGGCATGCGGTTGCTGGCCCTGTGAGTCTGCTCATCACAGGTGTCCTGGCCAGGAAAGTCGCTGTTCTCCTGCGGCTTCTTGGGCCACAAGCAGTGAGGGCTCCTCAGGCAACTTGTCCCCAGCCGGCATCCCAGCTCGGGGGTGGCATACCACATTTGGCGCTTTCGGaacatacatgtggctctgaagtgaaACAAAATATTTAGCAAATGGATCCTACTTAAATAATGGTgacttcatttgtttgtaaagatACCTTTGCAGCTCTTGAATCATTAAGCTGATGTGAGGGGGCAGGACTAGCCTTTCCTCTCAAGGGGGCCGGCCCCTGTccttgcttgtgtgtgtgtgtgtgtttgctggcTGGGCTCTGCACAGCACAGGGCCTGGAGGCACAGAGGTTGGGGATACACGATCCCATGGGGTCAGTGCTGTCTGTGTCCATGGCTTGGAACGAGGAGGCCACAGACCTTCCTGTCAAGTGTTATCACCCTGCTCAGAGGGCCCTCCAGCCCGATCCCCACCGGGAGGCTGGAGGGCTGTGTGGATCCGGGTCCCTACACGGACGGCAAGGGAGTATCTGCAGAGGAACCCGCCTGAGTTGTATGTGTGCTGCAGGGAGGCTGCTCACCAGCTGGCGATGTGCAGGACTTCACACTCCCCCAGGCCTCTTTCGATACCACTTTCCCAAAGAGGGCCAGACAGGGCCACGGGAACCAGAATGTGGACCAGCAAGCAAGCCAGGGGGAACTGCTGAACCAAGGCAGGGCACGGGGAGGAGGTTGGGACCTATAGGCACCCGGGTGGACAACCTAGGTTGGCCAGGCCCAGGACTTTCGCAGGTGACAGCTCAGCAGAGGCCTGCTGTATGGATGGGCAAGCACCAGGTTAGCATTCGCCCAAGCTTTGTTAGTGAGTCCTTTCAAAACCAAACCACCAGGTGCCCTGAAAGAGGCGGGGGTTCTCTAGTCTGGGaaatccagaggcagttctacccctgtcctataggggtagAGTcaccatcgactcaatggcaatgagttctaAGGGTGTTAAAGCAGAAGGAAGAATAGCAAAAAAGCTTGGAGACCAAAGTAGaggaaacagaacaaagaactaggtggcagagggcattatagaggtctaaatacaggcatgtaaaaaTGTACATGCATAAATATGCTTATATATGATGTTGGGGaaattagatctatgtgcatacgtttataggtttagtattaaggtagcagatggacactgggcctctcctcaagtattccctcaatgcaagaacactttgttctattaaactggcatcccatgatgctcaccctcctgacacgatcactgaagacaaagcaggtgcataagcaaacgtggtgaagaaagctgatggtgcctggctatcaaaagacctagcgtctggggtcttaaaggcgtgaggacaaacagtcatctagctgagaagcaacaaagcccacactgaagaagcacaccagcctgtgtgatcacgaggtattgataggatcaggtattgggcatcaaagaacaaaaaattctaacattgtgaatgagggggagtgcggagtggagcccTAAAGCCCAcccgtaggcaactggacactcccttacagaagg
Proteins encoded in this window:
- the PCSK9 gene encoding proprotein convertase subtilisin/kexin type 9 isoform X5; the protein is MSGDLLDLALRLPHVEYIEEDSSVFAQSIPWNLERIIPAQYTAGDYQPSTGSGLVEVYLLDTSIQSGHREIVDRLTVIDFENVLEEDGTRFHRQASKCDRHGTHLAGVVSGRDAGVAKGTSLRSLHVLNCQGKGSVSSTLMGLEYIRKSQLAQPARPLVVLLSLVGGHSRVLNAACQRLARAGVVLVAAAGNFRDDACLYSPASAPEVITVGATNAQDQPVTLGALGTNFGRCVDLFAPGDDIIGASSDCSTCFASQSGTSQAAAHVAGGQLLCRTVWSAPSGHQWMAAAEARCASDEELLSCASFSRSGKRRGERMEAQRGRRVCLAHSAFGGQGVYAVARCCFLPRANCSVHTAPPAGFGAETRAHCRHQDHILTGCSSHWEAENVGIHGQSVPRSRGQPGQCVGHQEASVHASCCHAPSLECKVKEHRASSLAGKVAVACGEGWTLTGCSALPGPSPVLGAYAVDNTCVVRSRDVDLSAGGSTRAGVTAAIAICCRNRPLEQA
- the PCSK9 gene encoding proprotein convertase subtilisin/kexin type 9 isoform X2, which gives rise to MSGDLLDLALRLPHVEYIEEDSSVFAQSIPWNLERIIPAQYTAGDYQPSTGSGLVEVYLLDTSIQSGHREIVDRLTVIDFENVLEEDGTRFHRQASKCDRHGTHLAGVVSGRDAGVAKGTSLRSLHVLNCQGKGSVSSTLMGLEYIRKSQLAQPARPLVVLLSLVGGHSRVLNAACQRLARAGVVLVAAAGNFRDDACLYSPASAPEVITVGATNAQDQPVTLGALGTNFGRCVDLFAPGDDIIGASSDCSTCFASQSGTSQAAAHVAGIAAVMLTAEPELTLAEVRQRLIHFSAKGVINEAWFPEEQRLLTPNLVATLPPRAHGAGGQLLCRTVWSAPSGHQWMAAAEARCASDEELLSCASFSRSGKRRGERMELSDLPSNAASVSVLGFQAQRGRRVCLAHSAFGGQGVYAVARCCFLPRANCSVHTAPPAGFGAETRAHCRHQDHILTGCSSHWEAENVGIHGQSVPRSRGQPGQCVGHQEASVHASCCHAPSLECKVKEHRASSLAGKVAVACGEGWTLTGCSALPGPSPVLGAYAVDNTCVVRSRDVDLSAGGSTRAGVTAAIAICCRNRPLEQA
- the PCSK9 gene encoding proprotein convertase subtilisin/kexin type 9 isoform X1; this encodes MGAGGRGGPRWPLLLLVLLLGPAGISAQPDPDADDVEDLAFAFVSEEDGPPDVAQHAPRATFHHCAKDAWRLPRTYVVVLKEETHRSQTEHTARRLQSQAVHRGYITKILHVFHHLFPGFLVKMSGDLLDLALRLPHVEYIEEDSSVFAQSIPWNLERIIPAQYTAGDYQPSTGSGLVEVYLLDTSIQSGHREIVDRLTVIDFENVLEEDGTRFHRQASKCDRHGTHLAGVVSGRDAGVAKGTSLRSLHVLNCQGKGSVSSTLMGLEYIRKSQLAQPARPLVVLLSLVGGHSRVLNAACQRLARAGVVLVAAAGNFRDDACLYSPASAPEVITVGATNAQDQPVTLGALGTNFGRCVDLFAPGDDIIGASSDCSTCFASQSGTSQAAAHVAGIAAVMLTAEPELTLAEVRQRLIHFSAKGVINEAWFPEEQRLLTPNLVATLPPRAHGAGGQLLCRTVWSAPSGHQWMAAAEARCASDEELLSCASFSRSGKRRGERMEAQRGRRVCLAHSAFGGQGVYAVARCCFLPRANCSVHTAPPAGFGAETRAHCRHQDHILTGCSSHWEAENVGIHGQSVPRSRGQPGQCVGHQEASVHASCCHAPSLECKVKEHRASSLAGKVAVACGEGWTLTGCSALPGPSPVLGAYAVDNTCVVRSRDVDLSAGGSTRAGVTAAIAICCRNRPLEQA
- the PCSK9 gene encoding proprotein convertase subtilisin/kexin type 9 isoform X3 — translated: MSGDLLDLALRLPHVEYIEEDSSVFAQSIPWNLERIIPAQYTAGDYQPSTGSGLVEVYLLDTSIQSGHREIVDRLTVIDFENVLEEDGTRFHRQQASKCDRHGTHLAGVVSGRDAGVAKGTSLRSLHVLNCQGKGSVSSTLMGLEYIRKSQLAQPARPLVVLLSLVGGHSRVLNAACQRLARAGVVLVAAAGNFRDDACLYSPASAPEVITVGATNAQDQPVTLGALGTNFGRCVDLFAPGDDIIGASSDCSTCFASQSGTSQAAAHVAGIAAVMLTAEPELTLAEVRQRLIHFSAKGVINEAWFPEEQRLLTPNLVATLPPRAHGAGGQLLCRTVWSAPSGHQWMAAAEARCASDEELLSCASFSRSGKRRGERMEAQRGRRVCLAHSAFGGQGVYAVARCCFLPRANCSVHTAPPAGFGAETRAHCRHQDHILTGCSSHWEAENVGIHGQSVPRSRGQPGQCVGHQEASVHASCCHAPSLECKVKEHRASSLAGKVAVACGEGWTLTGCSALPGPSPVLGAYAVDNTCVVRSRDVDLSAGGSTRAGVTAAIAICCRNRPLEQA
- the PCSK9 gene encoding proprotein convertase subtilisin/kexin type 9 isoform X4 — protein: MSGDLLDLSIPWNLERIIPAQYTAGDYQPSTGSGLVEVYLLDTSIQSGHREIVDRLTVIDFENVLEEDGTRFHRQASKCDRHGTHLAGVVSGRDAGVAKGTSLRSLHVLNCQGKGSVSSTLMGLEYIRKSQLAQPARPLVVLLSLVGGHSRVLNAACQRLARAGVVLVAAAGNFRDDACLYSPASAPEVITVGATNAQDQPVTLGALGTNFGRCVDLFAPGDDIIGASSDCSTCFASQSGTSQAAAHVAGIAAVMLTAEPELTLAEVRQRLIHFSAKGVINEAWFPEEQRLLTPNLVATLPPRAHGAGGQLLCRTVWSAPSGHQWMAAAEARCASDEELLSCASFSRSGKRRGERMEAQRGRRVCLAHSAFGGQGVYAVARCCFLPRANCSVHTAPPAGFGAETRAHCRHQDHILTGCSSHWEAENVGIHGQSVPRSRGQPGQCVGHQEASVHASCCHAPSLECKVKEHRASSLAGKVAVACGEGWTLTGCSALPGPSPVLGAYAVDNTCVVRSRDVDLSAGGSTRAGVTAAIAICCRNRPLEQA